The proteins below are encoded in one region of Desulfonatronum thioautotrophicum:
- a CDS encoding aspartate aminotransferase family protein has translation MTSSLALLQEREQRVLCRTYGRYPLAVAAASGCNLVDPDGREYLDLLAGIAVCNLGHSPPELLEVLREQAERLIHVSNLFYQEEQLVLAEKLLATCGLAKAFFCNSGAEANEAAIKLARRYMRKVKGREAYEVISLAGSFHGRTLATLTATGQEKVKDGFEPLPEGFQTVPFGDFSALERAVSAKTAAVLLEVIQGEGGVRPLADAYLSAVQDLCRDRGVLLMVDEVQTGMGRSGTFWAYQHSALQPDVLTTSKALANGLPMGAMLCSGEAALGFEPGSHATTFGGGPLLSVVASRVIDILLRDDLPRRASVLGEFAQGLFRDLQSALPGKITDVRGRGLMLGIELGFPGQEVWWKLLEAGFVLNLTQDRVLRLLPPLVITEADLRRFSSALGEILESSPS, from the coding sequence ATGACATCTTCTCTTGCCTTGCTTCAGGAGCGCGAACAGCGCGTATTGTGTCGGACCTATGGTCGGTATCCCCTGGCCGTGGCCGCGGCATCCGGGTGTAACCTGGTTGATCCGGATGGACGGGAGTATCTCGATCTGCTGGCCGGAATCGCCGTGTGCAATCTGGGGCACTCCCCTCCCGAATTGCTGGAAGTTTTGCGCGAGCAGGCCGAGCGGTTGATCCACGTCAGCAACCTGTTCTATCAGGAGGAGCAACTCGTCCTGGCCGAGAAGCTGCTGGCCACTTGTGGTCTGGCCAAGGCCTTCTTCTGCAATTCCGGGGCGGAAGCCAACGAGGCGGCCATCAAGCTGGCGCGGCGGTACATGCGCAAGGTCAAGGGGCGAGAGGCCTACGAGGTCATCTCTCTGGCCGGATCATTCCATGGCCGGACCCTGGCCACGCTGACAGCCACGGGACAGGAAAAAGTCAAGGACGGCTTCGAACCATTACCGGAAGGATTTCAGACCGTGCCCTTCGGCGATTTTTCAGCCCTGGAGCGGGCCGTATCCGCGAAAACCGCGGCTGTGCTTCTGGAGGTCATTCAGGGGGAAGGCGGGGTTCGGCCTTTGGCTGATGCGTACTTGTCCGCGGTTCAGGATCTGTGCCGAGACCGGGGCGTGCTGCTGATGGTGGATGAGGTGCAGACCGGGATGGGACGCAGTGGAACATTCTGGGCGTACCAGCATTCTGCCCTTCAACCGGATGTCCTGACCACGTCCAAGGCCCTGGCCAACGGCCTGCCCATGGGAGCGATGCTCTGCAGCGGGGAGGCCGCTCTCGGGTTTGAGCCGGGCAGCCATGCCACCACCTTCGGTGGGGGCCCGCTGCTGTCCGTGGTGGCTTCGCGAGTAATCGACATCCTGCTCCGGGATGATCTTCCCCGACGGGCTTCGGTGTTGGGAGAATTTGCCCAAGGTTTGTTTCGCGACCTGCAATCCGCCCTCCCGGGCAAGATCACCGATGTGCGAGGCCGTGGCCTGATGCTGGGCATCGAACTGGGGTTTCCCGGTCAGGAGGTGTGGTGGAAGCTTCTGGAAGCGGGCTTTGTCCTGAACCTGACCCAAGACCGGGTGCTTCGGCTTCTGCCACCCTTGGTGATAACCGAAGCGGATCTGCGACGGTTCAGTTCAGCCCTGGGAGAAATTCTGGAATCATCCCCGAGCTGA
- a CDS encoding Uma2 family endonuclease produces the protein MGRAQPVETISVQDYLAGELESNVRHEYIDGAVYAMVGASDRHGLIAGNLFAALRPHVRGTPCQLFITDMKVCIQLKGQTIFYYPDLILSCDPGDRHPYFRTSPCMIVEVLSASTRRVDQQEKLAAYITLPSLREYLLIDQDRMLVRVHRRSTEWEGQTITAGGVRFACLNVELPLETIYEDVPFPSPGADLARDHHAHAYGDFSEEPGSPS, from the coding sequence ATGGGCAGAGCACAACCCGTCGAAACCATCAGCGTTCAGGACTACCTTGCCGGCGAATTGGAGAGCAACGTCCGCCACGAGTATATTGATGGCGCGGTTTACGCCATGGTCGGGGCCAGCGATCGGCATGGCTTGATCGCCGGCAATCTCTTCGCGGCCTTGCGCCCCCATGTCCGGGGCACGCCATGCCAGCTGTTCATCACGGACATGAAAGTTTGCATCCAGCTCAAAGGGCAGACGATCTTCTACTATCCGGACCTGATTCTGTCTTGCGACCCTGGTGACCGGCATCCGTATTTTAGAACCAGTCCATGCATGATCGTTGAAGTTCTCTCCGCATCCACCAGGCGGGTGGACCAGCAGGAGAAACTCGCTGCCTACATCACCCTCCCCAGCCTGCGGGAATACCTGCTCATTGATCAGGACCGGATGCTGGTCCGGGTGCACCGCAGGTCCACGGAATGGGAGGGGCAGACCATCACCGCGGGGGGGGTCCGGTTTGCATGCTTGAACGTGGAACTGCCGCTGGAAACCATTTATGAAGACGTCCCGTTTCCCAGCCCCGGAGCCGATCTTGCCCGCGATCATCACGCCCATGCCTACGGAGACTTTTCTGAGGAACCGGGCTCCCCGTCATGA
- a CDS encoding 50S ribosomal protein L11 methyltransferase: protein MKLLRVELIVAVEAEDVFAGFLAQRVSWGWEMEPRDPTRTRFVIYFEKDADAQNLVQEVGKAWPNVRCNTSTFEDRDWSQSWRDFFVPVRIEDTFMVLPPWLDRETDTAGLIPLYIEPKMAFGSGHHATTALCLRAVAMLWRKQAVSRQTGFLDLGTGSGILALACSKLGMSGTALDIDPVAVSNAQENFALNGVANKVVVQKGGLESFTPNQQVGLLLANILAGPLVRMAPALVRRLESGGSLVLSGILRDQAERVTNAYRDQGLSLPQELVEGEWVALIWD, encoded by the coding sequence ATGAAACTCTTGCGAGTGGAACTGATTGTGGCCGTGGAAGCGGAGGATGTCTTTGCCGGCTTTCTGGCCCAGCGGGTCTCCTGGGGCTGGGAGATGGAGCCTCGTGATCCGACACGGACACGTTTCGTGATCTACTTTGAAAAGGACGCGGACGCCCAGAACTTGGTCCAGGAGGTTGGTAAGGCGTGGCCGAATGTTCGCTGCAATACGTCCACCTTTGAAGATCGGGATTGGAGCCAGTCCTGGCGGGATTTTTTTGTCCCCGTGCGCATCGAGGACACGTTTATGGTCCTGCCACCCTGGCTGGACCGGGAGACAGACACTGCCGGACTGATTCCTCTGTATATTGAACCTAAAATGGCCTTTGGCAGCGGACATCACGCTACGACGGCCCTCTGTCTGCGGGCTGTGGCCATGCTTTGGCGCAAGCAGGCTGTTTCCCGCCAAACCGGCTTTCTGGATCTGGGAACCGGCTCCGGCATTCTGGCCCTGGCCTGCTCCAAGCTGGGCATGAGCGGCACAGCCCTGGACATCGATCCCGTGGCCGTATCCAATGCCCAGGAGAATTTTGCCCTGAACGGGGTCGCCAATAAGGTGGTCGTCCAGAAAGGCGGACTGGAGTCTTTTACACCAAACCAGCAGGTGGGATTGCTTCTGGCGAATATTCTAGCCGGTCCGTTGGTACGCATGGCCCCGGCCCTGGTTCGCCGTCTGGAGTCCGGAGGAAGTCTGGTCTTGTCCGGCATTTTACGGGATCAGGCCGAGCGGGTGACGAACGCCTATCGCGATCAGGGACTCTCACTGCCCCAAGAGCTGGTGGAAGGGGAGTGGGTCGCGCTGATCTGGGACTGA
- a CDS encoding ABC transporter substrate-binding protein: MFLGSLLLLGVQGESSQADASNPITLGFVIPLTGDIPKVGESSRHAAEMLREEIMAQGGLDIGGVKHNLRFIYEDNESKPESAVMAMLKLIERDRVLAIVGPQSSRQAVPAGQVANDNRTPMISPWSTNPDTTLNRPWVFRAAFLDPFQAPVAVDFAMEQFGATTAAVLFALANDYSKGLAEFFRSDFQAKNGAGSVVAYESYGDRDQDFSAQLTNIIRAQPDFIFLPNNYNEVALIVRQASDLGWTGPFMGADAWGSAELMTLCGDLCKGHYFSTHYAAAGATGATREFIEKYQAKYGYTPDDVAALTWDATRLVLEAIQSTGGLSGNPRNDRAAIRDAMAAIEEFEGITGNMRFDDEGDPIKCAVVVRISDAGEFEYTKSVCP; this comes from the coding sequence ATGTTTCTGGGGAGTTTGCTGCTGCTCGGAGTTCAAGGTGAATCTTCCCAAGCCGATGCGTCCAATCCCATAACCCTTGGATTCGTCATCCCCTTGACCGGAGACATTCCCAAGGTTGGCGAATCATCCCGCCATGCCGCGGAAATGCTGCGCGAGGAGATCATGGCCCAGGGTGGTCTTGATATCGGCGGGGTCAAGCATAATCTGCGCTTCATCTACGAGGATAATGAGTCCAAGCCGGAATCCGCGGTTATGGCCATGCTCAAACTGATCGAGCGGGACCGGGTTCTGGCCATTGTCGGTCCGCAGTCCAGCAGGCAGGCCGTGCCCGCCGGACAGGTGGCCAACGACAACCGCACCCCCATGATCTCCCCCTGGTCCACCAATCCGGATACGACCCTGAACCGTCCCTGGGTCTTCCGGGCAGCGTTCCTGGATCCCTTCCAGGCCCCCGTGGCCGTGGACTTTGCCATGGAGCAGTTCGGGGCCACCACGGCCGCGGTGCTCTTCGCCCTGGCCAACGACTACAGCAAGGGCCTGGCCGAATTTTTCCGCAGCGACTTCCAGGCCAAAAACGGCGCAGGCTCCGTGGTGGCCTACGAATCCTACGGCGACCGGGATCAGGACTTTAGCGCCCAACTGACCAATATCATCAGAGCCCAGCCGGATTTCATCTTCTTGCCCAACAACTACAACGAGGTGGCCCTGATCGTGCGCCAGGCCAGCGACCTGGGCTGGACCGGCCCGTTCATGGGCGCGGACGCCTGGGGCTCCGCCGAGCTGATGACCCTGTGCGGCGACCTGTGCAAAGGCCACTACTTCTCCACCCACTACGCCGCTGCCGGGGCCACCGGGGCCACCAGGGAATTCATCGAAAAATACCAAGCCAAGTACGGCTATACGCCGGACGACGTGGCCGCCCTGACCTGGGACGCGACGCGCCTGGTCCTTGAGGCCATCCAGTCCACCGGCGGCTTGTCCGGCAACCCGCGCAACGACCGGGCCGCCATCCGCGACGCCATGGCCGCCATCGAAGAATTCGAGGGCATCACCGGGAACATGCGTTTCGACGATGAGGGCGACCCCATCAAGTGCGCCGTGGTGGTCAGGATCAGCGATGCCGGCGAGTTCGAGTACACCAAGTCCGTTTGTCCTTAA
- a CDS encoding branched-chain amino acid ABC transporter permease, with protein MESLFQNIMNALQWGSFYSLIALGYCLVYGVLRLINFAHGDIFMVGAFIAYFTATFLMGMYTDFSFGLSNPMVLVLTIPITMILTAGVGVTIERVAYRPLRNKGAHRLYVVITALMCGLILQHANLAVLGASRRSFPDLVERSVYTIGGVTFTNLRVATIVAAFLVFAMLYTIISRTRIGMAMRAISYDRFAIPLMGIPVATIVVITFILGSSLAGLAGLLYSMSYPVLEPYMGAMIGWKAFIAAVVGGIGDIRGAFVGGFLLGFLEIMVVAFFPSTFRDLIAFSILLLILSIKPTGIFGMAQTTKI; from the coding sequence GTGGAATCACTGTTTCAGAACATCATGAACGCCTTGCAGTGGGGTAGCTTCTACTCCCTGATCGCCCTGGGCTATTGCCTGGTTTACGGGGTGCTGCGGCTGATCAACTTCGCCCATGGCGATATCTTCATGGTCGGTGCGTTCATCGCCTACTTCACGGCCACTTTTTTGATGGGCATGTACACGGATTTTTCCTTCGGCCTTTCCAACCCCATGGTGCTGGTCCTGACCATCCCCATTACCATGATCCTCACGGCCGGGGTGGGCGTGACCATCGAGCGGGTGGCCTATCGGCCGCTGCGCAACAAGGGGGCGCACCGGCTCTACGTGGTGATCACGGCCCTGATGTGCGGCCTGATCCTCCAGCACGCCAACCTGGCGGTGCTGGGCGCCAGCCGGCGCAGTTTTCCGGATCTGGTGGAGCGCAGCGTCTATACCATCGGCGGGGTGACCTTCACCAACCTGCGCGTGGCCACCATTGTCGCGGCGTTTCTGGTCTTCGCCATGCTCTATACGATCATCTCCAGAACAAGAATCGGCATGGCCATGCGGGCCATCTCCTATGATCGATTCGCCATTCCGTTGATGGGTATTCCCGTGGCCACCATCGTGGTGATCACCTTCATCCTCGGTTCCTCCCTGGCCGGTCTGGCCGGTCTGCTCTATTCCATGTCCTACCCGGTCCTGGAGCCGTACATGGGTGCGATGATCGGTTGGAAGGCCTTCATCGCCGCGGTTGTCGGCGGCATCGGAGACATCCGTGGAGCCTTTGTGGGCGGCTTTTTGCTCGGCTTTCTGGAAATCATGGTCGTCGCCTTTTTCCCCTCCACCTTCAGAGACCTGATCGCCTTCAGCATTCTGCTGCTGATTCTGTCCATCAAACCCACGGGCATCTTCGGCATGGCCCAGACAACGAAGATTTAA
- a CDS encoding UPF0175 family protein, whose product MTQLAIEVPEDILSTLRLPPAEFAREMRIAAAVQWYAEQRVSHEKAAEIAGQCRVEFINELRRRIPAIQLDLAELDAELNDL is encoded by the coding sequence ATGACCCAACTCGCCATCGAGGTTCCAGAAGATATTTTGTCCACCTTGCGCTTGCCGCCAGCCGAGTTTGCGCGGGAAATGCGCATAGCGGCAGCTGTTCAGTGGTATGCCGAGCAACGTGTTTCCCACGAGAAAGCCGCTGAGATAGCCGGACAATGCCGGGTCGAGTTTATTAATGAATTACGTCGTCGTATTCCGGCTATCCAACTCGATTTGGCCGAGCTTGACGCGGAATTGAATGATTTATGA